aatggcgaagctcagggcccacagtgtaagcataaacttagtccaatatagagaacaagacaagacaatgtgcaaaggacttacaggacagttcaactgaggaagaggagtagattatgcaatatacagtaatgtgcaatactggacaatgtgcaatattgttagaactatattaaatatatgatgtatttctgcagtcagttagacctgaattcaccatcatgtacgctgtaacagcctgagttcacagtgtaaacagtgtatgataatagtagtaacagcagtaacacgtctaacatttctaacagctgaaaataggaatagaagcagaataatggggcagacagagaataatggggattcttattattgcccccatgtcagagtgacaaagtgttaagtgcagtgcagtgcttaagggtcagtctgtggcctttagttgtgggttacgggggggttgaggcagtgaggaggcagagtgagggatcctgggaggcagcatggtgttgaggagcctgacagcctgggggtaaaaactgccacacagcctggcagacccggctctgatgctgcagtatcttctctcaggtggctggagtgtggaatgaccatgtgagggatgtgatgggtcctgcacaatgctgcaggccttgcggacactgcgtttacaaaaagcggcttgtagggaagggagaggcatcccataatgttctctgctgttttcactgctctctgcaggaatttgcggtcagatttgttgcagctgccacaccagatggtaatgcagttagtcagaacactgccgatggtgcctctatagaacatggtgaggatgggaggggaaggtttgcttatttcagccacctcaggaagtttagtctttgctgggctttcttgaataaggagctggtgttatttgtccatgtaaattcctcagttatgtccacaccgaggaacttggttctccttacaatctccacagcagtaccgttgatgctgagtggggtgtgggcaggacgtgtccttctgaagtccacaatcatctcttttgccttgtcagcgttgacagatagattatagtctctgcaccttgtagacagactttccacctcttctctgtatgctgattcatcttctctatttatcagtcccaccacagttgtatcatccacaaacttgatgatgatggtgttggacgtgttgcagcccatacatactgactggggcgtctctgtcaggaaatccaagatccagctgcagagagtggtgttcaagcttaaccccctcagtttttgagggacatgttgaaggtagagctgaagtctatgaataacatcctgacatctgtgactctcttacccagatgtgtcagggaaaggtgacgggcagaggctacggtgtcctcagtagacctgttggaccggtatgcagatcagagagggtctagagaggtgggaagattagtctttatgtattactgccatgaccagcctttccaagcacttcatgatgattgacatgagtgctactgggcagtagtcattcaggcctgtcactgatggcttctacagcactgggatgatggcgattaatttgaagcatgctgggacagaccACTGGCTTAAAGAGGTGCATTCTGTGAGGACCCCAGCCATGTGGTCAGTGCATTCTCTCAGCACTCAGCTAAGTATGTTGTCAGCTCCTGCTGCCTTGCGTGGGTTGACTCTGGATAGAGTACTTCTCACATCAGCTGTGGTCAGACAAAGTAGCTTCtcacttggggggtggggggggggtgtcggcttattctgtacaaaacagttgtttagctcatctggaagggagacatcaccgccattgatgtgtaggatgggctcgtagatcgtgattggctgaattccctgccatatacggcgtgtgtctttggtgcatttaaagtgtacattgatcgtctgtgcatgtgcctgattggctatcctcatagctcgggacaggttgtctgtgggcgtcctgagggcagccttgtctttagatctgaaagctgcatttctgattcttagctatgtgagcacttccctcatcatccagggcctttggtcggctctcgtggtcatcgatcacagagtttatatactcctccaggttgatggcgtcacaatttatagcagcctccttaaaaatgtcccagtcagtagatccaaagcagccttggagagctgagacggcaccagctggccacactcttactgactggtttgttgtgcttcagcagggatttatacacaggaaccatgatcacagtgacatggtctgagtagccgaggtgggggggggggccttgtaggcctcacaaacgtttgtgtaaacattgtccagacagattctccctctagctgggatgttcatatattggaagaatttggggaaaactggcttcagatttgcctgattgaagtctccagcaatgatgaaaaaagcaatttttttaattttaattttttttttttttttttaagcaatttattgctgcacacatctcagttaaaccaactgggacgtcacaaagttcacgatccacatcagttattcccgtgatgtttgagaagaaatcaaaaattttggatcaagactcctgacatacaaattattaaagaactcagtgcagaatttggctattttcttgatgtcatctgcagcatttccataaatcctcacccgcataatgcagttgttcctgacttgctgactttccagcctaaagaaataggctgagttctgctcaccttgttcaagccatttttgccacaatctaacaaaggctccttctgccttatgtttatatataatcatacaatttattctgtaaggcacctcctacattattttctgtatcagtaagacgactgactggtttgcaggttaaagcagtaaatctcatttataattttgttttcttcatctcttccgattcgagccaagtcactactaaaccttctgacaaattttgctacatcatattattattgcaatacttttttctgtattgggtctgttccagtgtaagtcagttaattattctatatttaaaatagctactttttttctcaagattgaactgtttaatatccagtttgaagatattttatatgcagtagacgatgacaaagattgcatgttctccccaagatggttttctcgcactgccccccggtggacatgaccttcaatcctccagatagatgtaaactacgcacgcaagtgtagtcgtgtcgtgtgaagtcatggccctaaagcacagacttaggagatgttcagtgtcacagccagtttgggtaagactgcaggtgccgtcttaggacaatattaaaGAATCTGAAAAAAGTACACTCAGCGAATACACAAAAAGAGCaaacgtgaaggaaggacttcaggggaaacaaagtgcatcaaagcccacagctactctctctctcatctgactccagttgtgtgtcacctacacactgggtcagacaatgtgttttatacattaaactgatctttactgaatatcaagcctttggttggaaaatctttattaatgactgattgtattatcaggataaaccttgatttttatgcgttaaactgaaatggggtcaaatgaaaactatgcagcagccctgatcaaaccagctaccCCTACttgccctttatcagtgagactagagcacttagggaaggaggtggagcagccgccttatttaatgggtttgaattatttttacaagtcaggcactactttctgtcagaagggtaattatgaatctgaatgaacagaaattacatgtggagttcctcaagggtccgttattggcagtgggcagtggtggcttaatggttgttggattgaatccccgaccagtaaggcaccgctgagggaccctaagcaaaacactgctctctgggcgctgaattagctgccccttgctatgtcacaatgtcacatatgggttaaatgcagaggacacatttcggtgttgtgcactgtgtgctgtggtgtgtcaacactgaccatcaattagaattataatcctcactgagcctctttgttcaacatctacatgcttccatttgctcagattacggaacattataaaatctctggaacacttaaggccatgttgttagtaattaaataaaaattcacaacaaataataatccattgttatgcattataatcatggctttaaatatttatcaaaaggcataacacattataggcatgcttattatgcataatgaatgatgtatgaagctttcatctttagtgcactataaataccttcataatgcattataatgatcggtataagcattaaggatgctttgtattgcattatgaaggtatctatagtgccttatagttgagtgtgtcataaagcattcataaagcgttataatggtggatataatgtgttatgcttttttataaatatttatagctgtgtttataatgctttatgagtgcagtataattaagcaataacatataagaagctactccggtatatcatggctgtgattcggtcaaaggtagaaggctataggccaccacaaaaaaaaaaaaagttctcataacatcagtgcaagtgggaggggccatcgtgtccaaaccatccgcatacctggataattcagtcaatcaccaatatagttttgtctaatatttccggtgccagcagtaaaacaagtagccagcttattatcggagtaactttgcattgtaaatgaaaaccatgccacaggtctgataaataaaatattatggcacttgagtggcgaagagatcatgaggcagattgcaaagttcagttattggcatctttaatagtgcgactgttaaaaggacagttggcagcttataaaacttattctggaacagaaaagaacaaatcccacaaaatggaatacatatgaacctttactctcactgtcacctatgttcattttctaaactggtggaaacacaggcaggttctgaaaaggcatcaagtgacaaccagcccagcaccggctccatgttggtgaaaatgaggcatcagtacagtgttcccaggtccagcccaaggtctgcttaagatccatccaacggaagctgaaaccagcccaataagagagagagagaaggatttctctctaaaccagatacggaaaagcttgttcatgtgtttatttccagcaggctagactattgaaatggtgtctttgcaggtcttggtaataaatcagtcagacagctgcagctcatccaggatgctgccaccagagtcctcactaacaccaaggaagtggagcatatcacacagctccttaatcactgcactggcttcctgagcaTCACAGGATTGGTTTAAATATTATTACTTGTCTACAAGGTACTAAATGGCACTAACTTCCTTGAACCTTgtgaagcatccagacccctgaaagtttactcagtgtcccagaatgaagaccaaacaggctaaagcagcttttagtctctatgctccctgtctgtggaacaagcttcctgaagacctgaggtctgctaacactgtcagctcattataatcagggcttaaaatgtttttgttgctgctttgtttcaataaattaaattagcaggagtttagtcatacgctgcctctacaatctcacttctttttagttaactgtttatttgtgttttgggcttttagactttttaaaattgttttttaaattgacaatgAACGTGTTTGTAAGTCCCACACCAAAGTTCCGAAGTATCGAAAAAGTACCACAGCTGCAATGatgcttttggtactggaacttctggtactggtactcgactggaagttaatggaaaagggaaagaaccaaaagtaccgaacctggtgcagtggaaaagcaccctgaataaacttgccttacttagcaattggatttaaagtccactgagataaaaagctcatgtaaatgtgaaagacccggaggcagcgggagagagaaagagaagctccactagcaatagaaaatgaaacacagtaaaacacagtaaaacacactccacctcatacagggagagagaagcgtgtgtgtgaacagactcacagtgtaagaattctgctctggtcctgggcactaatactggtaggacggtgtctttggtaactagaaggaggcagagagaaacagcgatgtgagtaaaaggaatttacttgtgggagatggacttcactcactgtggagataacagcagtggggtattatcattatgagggacaataaaaaataaaattgcattttaacaaactgcaaatcatggtaagttacacataatacagatttttggtttctataatgtagaagaaacatgtttcatgtgatctgggttttgcagccagtagaatgtgaagctctttcaccagttatcacaaagatttaaacttattgtaaacaaactgacttggtcacacaaatgtgaggctgactgtactgcatactctctctgcacGGTTTACATCGGGGGGGGAATTATACCCGCAAAGTCCAGTGTGTACGCAggtctttggggtaacctttaggtcagctgttcaaccacaggtgtgagacccttcagccaatcagtcctctaattagtaatccagcaaaagcagccctttctgggtaagactggccagccctggtctatattaacatgaacagactagaaaatgtattaacctggtgatggatctctgccattttcattctgcaaaaattctccagttgatctttcagttcagaaaccgccttcctcaaattcccaaaatcagatctgggactgacagagattctgggtccaaatccagcttcaggagtgacaggaagagcctggcgcctctacagacaaacagtctgattaaacagcttcatcaatacaaatgtgtattgcaatctaattaacagaaccattaacatctgacaaatgacagactagttgaaatacaaatgacaatatgcattcatttgaatactctggttttcttattgccaaagtagctgttctgttacctggaggaaatggatgtgatcttctgtgtgtgaaagctgctccagctcagagtgtctcctcttcagttcatcgatctcctgcttcagtctgtccatgtctccttcagcctgactcactgcagccttctcctgatctctgatcagctttgtcacctcagagcgtcttctctcaatggagcggatcatctcagtgaagatcctctcgctgtcctccactgctgactgtgctgagctctgttggtgacacagggagcagaggacagtaaattacaattggccccttttgagactccagagagcctcattgtacaaaagagatgtgagctgacaggaggtataaaaacagcacagggctgaggtttgGAGCGTCACCATGCTGGACGCCTCAGGTgctgaaacccagccagcactgattggaaatgatccctcattaagctcatacactgtcagctgcagggatttggcagagactggtggctgtatggggcaggttggttgtcaccattaggtctcagtttaataggtgacttttttagtgtttatttgcattatgcTGGGTTATGaaaagtttcatttttctcaaataggccttttatggtatttttttaaataaataaactactgctgctgcaacacttggttaaactctgtaatccagcaactttatcccactgacccagaataaaccacagcagcattaatttgattaatccgcGCAAGTCTGTAAATCTACAATCTGTTGAATCTGAGAGAAGATTCATtatgatcacaagccagctgttatcttctcctcaggttcatactcacagtgattgaggccacagcctctctcagctcctgcagctccttctctctcatctgaattctctgctgaaattccctctgtatttcacccatttgtttctacagataggaaacaagatgacaaaacaagtttgtttcattagctgagattacattcatttatcatcctgtccagggtggaccccagccttgggccctatgctgcctgggaaaagctccaggcactccccctgaccctgaccgGGATTACCggataggagatggatggatggatggatggatgttcattaatgatttattgactgtaggtaggattcaatggacatagaccctttggtcctgtttccacctggtattaacatgcgtcctgggtgatccaatcacaagtggacagcgctaATTACCCAGGACGCATTGGAGATACATTGAGATCCGATCACTCAACCCACATTGGGAGTTGGTCTGGGCTgcatatggccacattcttatagcaatgtgaaggcgaatgtgtcctgggctgcactgcaggaccggctactcaactgacgtcctattagattgatgtcagatcacatgtcagttgataatgggccactgtgtataaactgcactgtgaacaacaataatgcatcttttctcctgcGACACTGAAACCTCTGAATCTGCTGGgaagttggtttaatattggaCTGTTGTGACCCATTCATATGGAAACTGTGTCAAAGTCTGCATCGTTGATGTTCCACGcaaattcagaaaggaaaatgtgtaaaatgggattcattaaagattcttcagaatttgaacatatcatatatttaatgtgcatgttggggcgcagcctggtgcaggcagggaaacaaggtgaggatccacttaaaagctccaagacaaagggaattaaggagactgaaccaaactggaaagacagacaataaaggaacaataaggggtcaaaactcaccagggaaaaagtagctaagaaaatgacacgtagactaacagagggaatggggcagctagtgatgttaagcttgacaataaaaaagcgattcactacattctgaagcacagcttcagtttccttcgttccaccctgaacacgtgaccatggtcatctgaagcttcattctgcactcaaccatgtgactgctttggaaactgaaaatgtggcacaatcctcattaccggtttcaaacctgttgtacagcacatatttcggcgtacacacacactgcagcgtaagttttaatcatcataataatttaataataattcattttcaataattaatttaataataataattattattattattagtcattattgtgtccaaggttcagtttaattgtatgaatacataatatcagatttgggtgagggtattacccaataatctgtataattttcccagtatagagaccaagaaacaaatgattgatgaggctttggtcaatatgcacaacccttcaccatagtggataacgcaggatttagggaggttgtggggatcctggatccaacctacattctcccatccaggcaaacatgaaagggtttggtgacagaaacatttaagatagaaaaagagacaaaggaagaggtgagaaaggccaaagcagtaagactaacatctgacatgtggacattcatacatatggaagcttatttagcagtcaaatgccattttataaatgataagactgagctgtcgaccttattattgggagcaggaaaattcccaaagtctcattctgcagaaaacatggctgcagtcgaggcagcctgatggaggagtggggaatacagaataaagtccgatggctcacactgacgctgcacaaaatgtgattgcctgtgtcagacacacaacctGCATTGTACATGCACTGAATTTGGCTGTGAAGAAGAACATAGAACAGACACAAGGACCTGAGGATATCAGATCCAAGGTAAGACAGATTCTGTGTGACCTACTTCAGAACCAGTACAACTGCTAGAGAAAGTCTTTGTCAAATCCAGCAGCAGATGGGCAGACCCACTCTGAGAATGATTACAGAAGTGGAAACCAGCTGGAATATCACCTATTCAATGCTGCGATGATCACATGATCAAGGAGAGCCAGTTGTAGCTGCATTGGTCACTCTGAAGACAGAGCTCACATAGCATAATGAcactggccacactgctgggtccaagatataaaactgcaggtttctgttctaatgctcaggctgctgtaccGAACTAACAAAGAAGCAGATGTGACATataagacaattaaccaataacaacagtgcagggaaaacaggcaacaagtgcagtaacttatattaatgaacacaagactaggaaaactcccacaaacactgaaagtaagaaacacacacaaggaattcaatacttagaaagtacagaaacatgtggaacataataaaacaaggcacaagcttcacaagcagaacagagaactaacaaacactgggaagaatagaaaagcaataattaaatgaaagaggtgtggttggttcctgacctgcctcaaacccttaaccagctggtcccagcctctgtgtcacacactcatcccaatgagccaaatgcagccatgtggggaaaaggaagaacacaCTAGGGCCAAAGATGATGAGACGACAAAGGGGATGGACAGCGATGGCTGCTGGCCACACGGGGAAGAGACACAAGGACAGGCACTGAGACGAAGCttcattatttatgtcaaagctgctccacgcgttattaatattagtgaaatgtgccggtaaaaatgacatgaaggtaaaattaaagcatgtaggtaagaatgtgtgttcagtagccaagcaaatgaaggcgtgaatagaaacatataataacagtgtaattgattatatagttttatattgggctgtccgggggcttgaattcctggttagatattcagtcccactccagccctgactacttttactgtatttgttccaagtcagacataattcaacatatcagacaaaacaatgaacctctttgttaatattttcataaattttgagcttcactggttatcattgaaagccaaaatattatccTATGGCAACCAACACAATGCTTTAAAGGCTGAACCCTTTAaccttgaatagaaaagtattaatctaCGTACATCTTAGTACCGAAAGATCTTTTttaacatgtacatttgtactgtgttgatgtaggtaaggtaaggtaaggtaaggtaaggtaaggtacggaggtaaggagcacacactgagtacagtgccttaccgcacccaccacacgacgaaccacctcagggatgagaacctgagtgcagccgtgcagtgggtgacacctcagcaccacaccagtcccaatggaacagtgtgagttttatccggtggctgcagtgccaatcctgcaaaacacctcctgatgcagtataaatatgcatgtggataatgtgaaaagttaaactttattgtgaaaatattattttataataataattgtctaatgaaaatcgcgacattattacgaaacaataaattgtaaaatttaaaaattatacatagaagacaagtgttattatgaaatataattttatgaaattcatgaaattttatgaaattatttaaaaataaaaggatacattattgaaatatttatcattttatttatattttttgatatacttattttattttgagtgtcATGGCGTCCCGTACAAACATCTTCGGCGGCACGGCCTTACTGTACTGTGGCTCTAGTGAGTTATTCTGTACTatgaagggttactggcttgtcggatgtaaggtaccacagtttaaatggacttcatattcgtttacttacattttgcccagactaccttaaatccgacaagctagtaaccccgctagtaagaccggacaagtaggtcatgacaactttaccgaaccagacttgatctgagtgtttcgtagcaattacacgaacaagtgttaagacaaaatccatttttttaaaattaacttttagataataacaataattgatactttcactgatccctttggggaaattcttttagatagaaaggggaaattcttttaaattagcctgacctgtatctccgcccttcctgtagcagctgagactgtatcatggcctctgtgttcatccatcgtagagagataacagatacactgctggtcggtacggcagtagacctccaggggtttgtcatgGTTGGAACAGACCatgtccttcagatggccgatggcatcaatgagcttgtgctgttttgcatggtggagtttgttgtgaagctgcaggtcagtttcacagtaagaggccagacacaccaggcaggacttgacagctttgtgttttc
The sequence above is drawn from the Brienomyrus brachyistius isolate T26 unplaced genomic scaffold, BBRACH_0.4 scaffold39, whole genome shotgun sequence genome and encodes:
- the LOC125722483 gene encoding E3 ubiquitin-protein ligase TRIM47-like isoform X2, whose protein sequence is MAEARVAVDVNELSCAICLDILKDPVAIPCGHSYCMSCIKSCWDQEDHAGVYSCPQCRQTFIPRPVLGRNTMLAEVVEKLKKTGLQAAAPADQYAGPGDVECDVCTGRKHKAVKSCLVCLASYCETDLQLHNKLHHAKQHKLIDAIGHLKDMVCSNHDKPLEVYCRTDQQCICYLSTMDEHRGHDTVSAATGRAEIQKQMGEIQREFQQRIQMREKELQELREAVASITSSAQSAVEDSERIFTEMIRSIERRRSEVTKLIRDQEKAAVSQAEGDMDRLKQEIDELKRRHSELEQLSHTEDHIHFLQRRQALPVTPEAGFGPRISVSPRSDFGNLRKAVSELKDQLENFCRMKMAEIHHQLPKTPSYQY
- the LOC125722483 gene encoding E3 ubiquitin-protein ligase TRIM47-like isoform X1, translated to MAEARVAVDVNELSCAICLDILKDPVAIPCGHSYCMSCIKSCWDQEDHAGVYSCPQCRQTFIPRPVLGRNTMLAEVVEKLKKTGLQAAAPADQYAGPGDVECDVCTGRKHKAVKSCLVCLASYCETDLQLHNKLHHAKQHKLIDAIGHLKDMVCSNHDKPLEVYCRTDQQCICYLSTMDEHRGHDTVSAATGRAEIQKQMGEIQREFQQRIQMREKELQELREAVASITSSAQSAVEDSERIFTEMIRSIERRRSEVTKLIRDQEKAAVSQAEGDMDRLKQEIDELKRRHSELEQLSHTEDHIHFLQRRQALPVTPEAGFGPRISVSPRSDFGNLRKAVSELKDQLENFCRMKMAEIHHQLPKTPSYQY